The following coding sequences lie in one Miscanthus floridulus cultivar M001 chromosome 9, ASM1932011v1, whole genome shotgun sequence genomic window:
- the LOC136480109 gene encoding vegetative cell wall protein gp1-like, which yields MSWLAGWQWQKLRRAEFAAVVAVAEAAAATAAARSKPEIAPSPYPPRRRPALAGAPPPSPPIPSPRLASPCLASPAPLPSNPNRCPSPPLPVPPPLAGAPSLAPGAPSPPIPASVPSPPLPDPAPLPLSRRRRPLPSSPRSGAPPSLTAAPPPPPSLNPPPPDLALPLPDPAGGGRIWALMAGGVVSAAAAAWGHGGGGGGRRLW from the exons ATGTCGTGGCTGGCGGGGTGGCAGTGGCAGAAGCTGCGCAGGGCAGAGTTCGCGGCCGTGGTGGCAGTGGCCGAAGCGGCAGCTGCAACTGCAGCGGCGCGCTCGAAACCTGAAATTG CTCCCTCTCCCTACCCtccccgccggcggccggccctTGCCGGCGCacctcctccctcccctcccatcccctcgcctcgcctcgcctcgccttgcCTCGCatcgccggcgcccctcccctcaaATCCCAACCgatgcccctcccctcctctcccggtGCCCCCTCCCCTCGCCGGCGCCCCCTCCCTTGCTCccggcgccccctcccctcctaTCCCGGCCAgcgtcccctcccctcctctcccagatccggcacccctccccctctctcggcggcggcgccccctcccctcctctcccagatccggtgcccctccctctctcacggcggcgccgccccctcccccctCTCTCAACCCACCGCCCCCAgatctggccctccctctcccggatccggccggtggcggCCGGATCTGGGCTCTGATGGCGGGCGGCGTggtgtcggcggcggcggcggcgtgggggcatggtggtggtggcggcggcaggcGGCTTTGGTGA